The DNA sequence TGCTTCCCCTCCCAGGCGTCCCTATCTCTATTTCGGCCACAGCCTACCATACACTTGCTCCAAACTGAAGATTTCATGAGAGGTGTCAGGAAAGCAGGCTGGGTTTGGAAAAATCTCTGAGACTTCtcccattttcttctttcatagcTTCATTGGGCCAGGGAGTAGAGGAAGGAAGATCTTCCTGCTCTTAAGTGAactcaggggtgggggtggagttcCCATAAACGCCTCAACCACTTCCTCTCTTCTAAAAGAAGATGGACCTAAACCTCTGACTTGAGCGGGGAAATCACTCTTTGCACAAAGAGTCATTCTTTTTGTCTCACTTCTCTTTCACATCATTATAAATGGTAACTCAAACaaaccaaaggaagaaagaaatggtaactcaTTCTGACATTACTTGGTTGCCAGAATTGCCTAAGGAAGAGGGCTTTCTTTGTCAGACCCTGCACAAGATCATACAATCCTTTCTCTCTGTCAACCTAGAGACAAGACAGCAGATTTTGGTAATTTTTTGAAAAGCATCTCTTATCATTTCCTAACGTTTCCAATAGTCACCACCCTATTTCACTCTTCATCAGCTTATGCTTGGTTTGTCATACatgcgtgcatgctgagtcacttcagtagtgtccaagtctgtgcaaccctatggaccatagcctgccaggttcctctgtccattggatgctccaggcaagaatactggagcgggttgccatgccctcttccaggggatcttcccaatccagggatcaaacctgcatctcttttgtctcctgcattggcaggcaggttctttaccattagcaccgcctgggaagccccctggttTATCATAACTTCTTAACAAATGTCTCCACACCTAATGCCATCCCAGCTCCAGCCCATTTTGCACATTGCCCCATTACCTTTCCTTTTGCCAAAAATGTTGAGTAACTCCCAGAAAATGACAGGATCATATTTCAATATTCCAGCTTGCAGTTCAGGATCTTCCCCAAACTTTTCACACCCTATATTTCCACCTTAGTCTCTCATCACTTCTCTTCCCACAGTTTCCATTCCAGGCAAACTGGTTAACTTCCTGTCACTGGAACAAATTTGCATGTTTTTCTTCAAGTCCTTTCCCCTCCTGGAATGCCCTTCTATGTTTTCTCATGCTGCCCTTCAGGGCCCACCTTAAGTGTGCCCTTCCTTCTTGAAGCTTCCTAGCGACCTCTGCTTTGTTTAAACAGATAGTATATATTTGGCAATAAGCATATACCCAAGTACTGTTAGTAATCTTTTTGTATTTGTGTACCTCACCTCTCCggctagattttattttttataattgagtccattttaatgaaagaaaaatgtttatttttagatgTAAGTTTGGATAAAAAATGCATTTAGTTCATCTGAGTAGTGGTTGgcatcataattaaaaaaaattgataccCCTAATGCTAatttaagagattttttaaacatccaaaagaaattatgaaaaattccAGCTAGATTTTATATTCAAGCAAGAAAACCATTCTTTAAATTGACTGAAACATACAATTTTATTAATGATACACAAATGAAGTCTTTGGTGAATAAATTCAAGTCAAAACAGATGACAGAAGTATAGGCTATTCATGATGGACAGGTTCACTGTCAATTCACATAGAGGaatcagtaaaaatatttctattcaaGCAGCACGATTAAAGTCACAAATATGCTTTCAGGACAAGAGGACTATTTATTTGGTATTCATAAAATGGTTCAGCTTAAAGCTGGAGATAGTCACAGATAATATCACTCTGATAGATACATTAATCAAAACTGGCAGCTGAAAGGATCCCTTTACTATATGAGAGGGTGAAAAAGCAGTAACTTTCAATTTTCATTGCTCCCAGACTTCAAGTTTTTGAGAGCACATAGACAATCAGAATTTGTCCACTAGTTttataactttcactttcaccaagaggtcaTGGTGATCTGCTAAGGCTCGAATTTTCTTTACGCACACTCCAGATGCAGTACATAAGTAAAAAAGGGAGCCTTTATTGAATTCTCTGTAGTTGAATACTTCTGCCCTGAGATTGTCATAGATGATCTCAAATAGAGTCAGGGCATTAATAAGAATTTCTGATTCCACATAAGAATTGTAGAGGGAACTAAATGATGATGGCACTTGGGTACTGAGCAGTTTTTTTAACATATCTGGATTTTCAGCAAAATTCGAAAGTATTTTCAAAATCTCAACCTTGATTTTTCCACCTCCCTGAGATAACAAACGGAAAAAGTTTGCAATAGAATTGACAAGCAGGTGCTGGTAGTCATTTGTAATAGTCATgtttgttaaaaattttaatccaaCTACCTGTACTGCTGAGTTCAGGTTAGAGGCCATGATGTCATCCATCACTTTATTCATGTATATCTGAAGCCGGCCCTGATTTTCATAATTCTCACTCAGGTTATTCATGGCCATTAAGGCTTTTTCCTTAATGTGAGGATCGGTTTTGTTGATCATGTTGGCAATAATTGGGAGGCCTCCCAACTTGCGAATTGTGTCTTGGTTGCATGAATAATTGGCATTATTGCTCAGAGTGAGCAAAGCCACCTGTTGGATGAAAGGATCATCCGACTTTTGAAGCAAAGCAAGGACTTTCCTGAGATCTCGGACACCCAGAATCTCATCAATTTCATAAGGAAAGGGGCGCTTCTGCATGGGAACAGatctcctccctttccctttctgCTGGGTCTCAGGCTCAGAGTCTGATTCCGATTCTGTGTCTGTCCATCCAGACTCTCCTTCCTCAGAATCAGGAACCTCTGCCAGGAAAGCCTGGCCCCCATTAGCAGacgctgctgcggctgctgcagCCCCATCTCCGGGCCGGAAGCCCAGCCCCAGCTCATCTACTTCAACCTTATTTttcttgcccttgcccttgcctccAGTCCGGGACCTGGTTACACCCTTAGCTCCACCTTTGAGTACAGCTCCAGTAGCTGACCCGGCCTTAGGTATAGCCCCAGTATGAGCCCCGGGGGTTGCTTTCTTAGCGGCTGCCGCTGTTCTAGAGGACCCTGAAGGCCCAGGAGCCTCTGCAGTCCCAGAAGGCGCTGCTACCCCTAAAGTCGCTGCTGCCCCAGTAGGCATTGCTGGTATGGAAGCCTCCACTGCCTCTGTAGGTGGTGATGCCTCAGTAGGAACTGGCACCACATGAGGCACCACTGGTGCCCTGGGAGCCTCTGCTACACCAGGGGCTTCTGCTGATTTAGGAGCCCCAACCATTGCGGGAGGCTTCGCAGCTGACGGAGCCTTTGCCTCCCAGAGAGGTGGTGCCACTGCAGAAGCCACTGTGGCTACTGATTCAGCTTTAGGCCCCAGCCGAGCCCCTTCTGTCTCCTGGGCCTTATTTCCTGCCCCACTCTGGGTCTCGGCCCTGGATGCAGCTGGGACCACTGCTTCAGCTCCAGCAGTGTCCAGAGCAGAGGATTCATCCTGAGCCCTTTCCTCTGCCCCAGTGCGGACTGGGGTTGGAGGACTGAATCCTGGCCCAAGGTCAATTGTGAATCCAGCCCTTAGTCCAGCTCTAGCCCTGGCTCCAGTCTCGGCCACAGCCCTGGTCTTGGGTTTAGCCAGTCTCTTCTTCATCATATGGTTTCTTCCCCTGGCATATTTGTAGACACAGTACCAGGCACTGGCCCCAATGACTATCCCAGCAGCTACGCAGCCAGCATCCCGAACGCGGCTCATGATGCAGCTGGAGTTAATTCTCTGATCCAGACGTGCCCAAATGGGGTGCGTGCACGTCCAAGTGAGGCACTTCAGCTCAGGTTCGAAATTCCGCTGAGGCTGCAAGCAAAGCAGGACCTGGGGGTGAAGGATAAAAATGAGGCTTAGGGCTTGCTCACTTCATGCCTAACCAGGCCTACTTACAGAAGAGTCTGGGGACATAATGCTTGGTGGGTGGGCCAGTACCCAGATATAGGTGTCCAGGCCTCTGTGTGCTGCTTCAGGTCCCTGCTTCAGGTCCCTGGTTGTCTGACGTTTTCTACATCTTTATCCCTAGCCCGCCCTGCCCAATATCAACGCACCTAATTCCCCAGCACCTAAATGGGGGATGAGAGGCCAAACAGACTTCAGGAAAGTTGGTAGAGAGCCAGAAGGAACCCTAGATTCTTCTCTGATTCCCTCACCCACACCCCAAAGATTCCCAGGTGATCCCCATACACTTACCAACCTGCTGGGAAAGCAGGAGCAATTTGCTCTTTTCCACCAGGCTAACAGTTGTGCAGGGCCCAAAAGGCAGAGAGAACTGTGGAAAGATTCCAGAAAGGGGGTTTGGGGCACCTTTGTAGATGGATTCTCTTCTTCTCTTGATTTGAACCCCTGTGAGTAAGTTTCTCCCTCCCAGGGCTCCTCTTTCCTACCGTATCTCTTCCTCCTCAAACCCCGATTTAAGAAGGCAAATGCCACACCCCTTTGGCTTCACCAAAAAGGACACGTCCAGGGCAAGTGTTTCTTGTAAAGAGGGAGAAGATGAGGGAAGAGAAACCTCTGGCCCCAGTTTCTGCTCTGGTTTCTGCCACATCCATACAAGGGGTTCCCGGACAGTTCCCAGCCCCTCTCACACTGACCTCCAGTGGTTCAGGGCTGTCtctctttccttcagttcagttacagCTTCATCCTAGAGACACActgaaaagcagaaatacagacaGCAAAACGTTGGAGACTGAGCCCGGACGATGGAACTGACTCAAGACTAGAGTCCCCAGCTGCTTTTTAGCATTCACAAACCAGAATGACAAAGGGCATCCGCCTCCTAATTCCCTCAACTCTTCtcatccctcccctcccagcctaAACCCCGCCCCCGCGCAGACTCTCCAGGCACTCAacccctccttcccttcgccccgCCCCCGTCCGCCATTTCTCCAGACGgccacaccccttctcctgcaCCGAAACAggagggggcggggcgagggTGCCGCGGAGGCTGGTTGGGTCGCTGGACTAGGGGTTATGGCCAAACAATCTAGCGTCTCCCTCGTATGACCACCCATCCTTCACACTCCAGCCCCCAGGCCTGGCATCAGCCAGCAACCGGGCCCCAGTGTTTGCCCTTTTGGTTTGAGGGTCGTGATTCCCCACTGTTTCTCTGCTCTGGGCTCCGCCTCCCACCCCCCCATCGCAAACCCTCGTTAACCGCCATTTCTCCCGCCAGCGTACCCAAACTCCTTTTGCAGGACTGAAAAAACAGGGGTGAAGGGCTGTATGGGCCAGTGATGTCTGGAAAGCAGTCTAGGACTTAGCACGGCGGTTTCTCTCAGGGTCTTCCTTCCTGTAAAGCCCAGAGCCAACCCGCCATCTCCCCTACAAATGCTGTCACACCCATTTCCTAGCACCCCAAAGGACTGGGGGCCAGCCGGGGAAGAGGGTGTGGGGGCAGTGGTCGAAGGAGGTATCTGAAAAGTGAGAGTGGGAGTGAATAAGCCGGATTGTTTACTAATTGCGTGCCCCTCGGATCACCCTTTCCCCAACCTCCCCACTGGCCTTATATGCGCTGCCACGTTtatttctcttccctcctcctctcaaAACTGGATGGGATGTAGGGTGCGGGGCCTGAGTGTcagaaacaaaaccagaaaaacacTAGCTGATAGAGGAAGCGGATTCTCTGCAAGTACGTCTGCGTCTTTATGTtcccccctcccccgctccccGCCGCCCACCAAAATGAGCTGCGACTAAGCGCGGGGGTCTGGAGAGTCGGCCAGGGGCGGGCGAGGTGGAGATACCCGCGGCCTCAGACTCCCGCATCTCTGTGCTACCCCTATTCAGGGGTGCCGGGTCATGGCCACCCTCGCACCCACCTGCCCGGATCTGGGGggattttctcctcctcctccgcgCCTGGGTTAAACGCACGGCAGTGCACCGCGCAATAGAGTTGGTACCCAGAGGAGAACGGAGGACGGCGGTCAGAGCTTTAAGTATCTTTGCTAACGTCAGCTCCTGGTCACGTGAGGGCTGCATCGCCAGTAAGCTTGGGGCCCCAATTTCCACTCCCACCAGGAGCAGGAGCCCCCTCCTTTACCCCACTAGCACCTCACCCTACCCCATCAGGTTctgtcactcttttttttttttttttttggtctttatagTCCCGAAGCCACAAGTAGCCTGTTCTCTCTGTGTTAGAATTTTGCCTTTCTCTGGTTACCGGAGAGGGGATGGCATCTTCTTGGAGGGGTAttgacaattttttattttttttttgtcggGGAATTCTCTCATCCTTTTTTGAGCAGCTAAACACTCTCCCCTCGCTCCACCCCTAGTCCCCCATGCACTACTGCCCACAGTCGGACCCCTGCTCCAGTATAGGTAAGAGGCAGAGTGCCAGAAAGGAGACAGGGAACGGTAGTGCGGTCTTTACTTCTGTAAtacttctctgttttgttttgtttttttaaagctgttaCCACCCTTGATTATTATagtaagaaaatataagaaaacaagaGTTCAGTGTGggaagcagcagcaacaacaaaaaaagagtagACATGTTCTAGAAAAAAGATCTCCCACTAATATTGAAAGGCACCATtaattttggttaatttttaCCACATAGAAAATTCTATTGGCTGCATAGGAAATAGTTTTCAAAGCATGGTAAGGTATTTGCATATCTAAAAGTGGAATTTTTCTCAACAATTTAAGTGTGTTTCCATAGCATCTGTAAATTGATCTATGGAGAGATGTTCAGTTGTCTGGTCTCATTTATTTTGGACAAATAATATcctactttttctccttctgggacagCTTTTCAGTTGGATGAATAAATGATCCTGTCTTGTTCTGTTAGAGAAGCACATTTATTTCATGTTCCCAAACTGTTGCTGCCTGCTGTGTGAACCTCTTGCAATTTGATGGCTGCAACCATGACAGTTTTGATCACCTGTCCCTGGATCCGGTTCCAGTTTTGTGATTCAGCTCTGGGCAAAAAGAATAGCTCTTGTACGAAGAAAATGATGGATATGAGGGATGCAGATATGGTCAAATGCTTCCAGTCCTGtcaagaggggagggaggaaggcacTTGCCCTCCCACCTCTCCTATATTCTCATCCTCTGGCACCTGACTCTGTTGCTTATCTCAAAAGTATATATGGACAGGTGACTAGGgtgataaatataatatttactcAGATGGCCAACTTGAGTAAGTGCCTTtggcttcctccctctctccctcacaGCGGTAACTTAGGGATTCACAGAAAGCATTGCTGTTCCCACCTACCCCTGCAGCAGAGGGTTTCCATGAAGGTTGCTGGGGAAAGCACCCAGGCCTGCCTCCCCTGCTCTGCCCTGATTCATGGTGGCCCAGTTAACCTTGTTCCTTACGCTGTCTGCTGCTACCACCTGACCTGAGAGGTGCAGCCTGCTTGCCTCTCACCTCTGGCCACCTTACCTCAGGGCATCCAGGGGATCTctgcgacccagggattgaccccacagccttatgtctcctgcattggcaggcgggttctttaccactagtgccacctgggaagccccagtgtatgTATAAATTAGTGGTTACAAATATTCAAAACAATAAGGAAATGTATAGTATTCAGGGAAAGAGCTCCATGATCTCTTTtccagtgttgctgctgctgctgctgctaagtcgcttcagtggtgtccaactctgtgcgaccccatagatggcagcccaccaggctcccccatccctgggactctccaggcaagaacactggagtgggttgccattatttccttctccaatgcatgaaagtgaaaagtgaaagtgaagtcgctcagtcatgtcggactctgtgtgaccccatggactgcagcctaccaggctcctccatccatgggattttccaggcaagggtactggagtggggtgccattgccttctccagtattagTTGCTGCTAAAgatttccagctttctttttatgCATATATTAGTAAGTGCATTTGTGGTTATTAACTTCTGAATTGAACAAGAATAAACAATAAGCATTTGGAATTTGTATTGTAATTGCAATAATATCTGCAGATTAATTTGAGGAATATTAGCATCTTAACACTGAGACTTCCCCTCCAGGAAAATGTCTCCATTTTGCTCAgatctatttttgtttgttaatcaaatattttaagtttGTTCAGCTAAGTAATTCCTATTAATTGTTAGATTTTTCCTAGGTATGAGAAATTTATGTTGCAGAAATGCTATTCCTTTCTCCGATTATAATTTCTTAAAGGTGATTTTCTGCTTAAGGAAAATGTTCTACTATTATATAGTTATTTTGTATCTGCCAGTTTCTCTGTTCTGTCTGATTGATTCCAATTGTTTCCTGGTGATGCTTTTGGTTTTTCCAGGTATGTATACATAACCATCTTCAAATGAtgatattttttttacatttattcctttctaatatttataactttcccctttttcttttctgcatgtGTTATAAGGAccagaactatgttgagtaaTGGTGGTGCTTGAGAACCTTCTGATCTTGTACTTGAAGAATATGGGAATACCTCTTATGTTTCATCTTTTAGTGTAACTTTTGCTGTTTCTGAtacattttatctgtttttcaaGGTTACTTTTACTTGTGTTTATCAGTACTTCACAAAaagtagtagaaggaaataatatCAGTGAGTAGAGGTTACTTCACAAGTTCTGTGGTCTTGGTAGCCCACAAAGATGGAGGAATCTGCTAGGTCAGAATAGCCTCTGACATAGTCTTCATCAGACTAAGACTATtttatgtgctcagtcgctcagtcacactttgtgaccccatgcaatgtagcccaccaggctcctctgtccatgcaatttcccaggcaagaatattggagtgggttgccactttctactccaggggatcttccctacccagggactgaacccgcatctcttgtgcctcctacattggcaggtggattctttaccactagcgccacctgggaagcccattttcttttcattaatttaatttaacTTAATCTAATTTAACCAATAATAAttcattaaattataaatatataattctttACTACACAAGCCAAGTTTCCACTAttccttttcatatatatatataaatttaggaCTGCCTAAATCAGTTTATCAAATGCTTTAAttgtatgttttttttccttcttcagtttgCTGTTGAATGAAAGATGTAGATAGATCAGTCTCCCTGTCACTCTAGTCTCCCTATAGTTTATTCTCACTACCTCCCCCAAATTCAAACTCCCAACCCACCTTCCCTGGTTTAGAGTAAATGCAGATGTCTTCACTACAACTGACAAGGGCCTGTTCTCTTAACCTTATTACCTTTCTGCTTCATCTTCTACTGCTCTCTCTTTCACTCAGTGATTCCAGCCTCATTGATGTTCCTGGAACATACTGGGCTTGTTACTTCCACAGAGCCTTTGCATCTGCTTGTCCTCATGCCTGGCATATTCTTCCCCCAGATGTTACCACACTTAGATCCTTCACTGACTTCAGGTCTTTACTCAAAGGTCACCTTTCTAGTGATGCTGTCTCTGGTCCCCCTGAAAAGTTATCTGAAAGTTTAACCTGTCTCAACTTTTTATATCTCGTTTTcctgcttttaattatttttttagtatCTATCACtaatagtatattatatatatatatggtttatttgcttttttattgtctgtctctctcataCAACGTAAGGGCCACATGATTTAGAGATTTAGCTCTGTTTTATTCACCCTTGTAACCACAGATGTAGAACAATGCATGGTATGTAGGAGGTCTCAGtaaatttgttgaataaatgaataaataaaggaatgCCTTTCCAACATTTCACTTGCAGTGACTCTCATGCAGTCCAGAAATCAAGCCAGTTGGTTATGCTATATTAGCAGATTTGTAAACTCTCAAGTAAATAATTAGCTAAATCAGGGTCTTATCATGTGACTAgatgtagaagatattaagagagccTTGAGTGGCACATATGGAACTCATTATAGTGAGAATGACTGTTTATGAGACATGACTTtacaaaaaaaataatctttttcttcGCATGTGAAAGTAGTTCTATCAttattttgccacaataaaatTTGCAttgtaaaaaagaaacagaatagtgctaacaagaaaataacaaaatccaTTCCTACTCTCTGCTTCCTTTCCTGCCACCACTTCCCCCATCCCTATTTCCAGGTATTTTCAGGACTGCAGAGGTGAACATTAGTGATTCCACAGAAAAAGggtggagggagcagggaggacaGGACCGTTCCCCAGAGCAGCAGTGGAATCGGCCAGTAGCCCAGGAGAAAATGTTGCCTCTTCTAATAACCAAAGACAACACGTCTGTTGGATGTGCAATGACTAAAAGGAGGGACAGCGTCCTGCGTGGTGCTGGGGGTAcaggaggagggggctggagggGGGCGGGCCACCCTCCGCTTGGCTAGTAATAGGAGGGGAAATGTGGGACCCTGAACTCACCCGTGACGTAGCTTCACGTGACCAGGAGCCTGTGTGCTGAAGTCGGTCCAGATAGCGGTTCTTACTCAGGTAACCGACTCCTGATTTCGTTGGAGGCGGTGTGACTGTGGTCAGGGAAGGAGGACAAGAGGAAACCCGTCCTGATTCCCGCCGCTCACGGTGAGGGTGGGTACTGATTGCAGACTCTTGAAATGAGGGTGGAGGGTAGGTTTTCGAGTTTGGAGGGGCTTGTCAGTCTCCCCGACCCTCCCGCCCAGCCCCGTCAGAGTCTCACGAACCCAGCTCCTTTTTGTGCTCTGCCTTGTACAAGACAGCTGAAAAGGTTGGCGTGGGGGACCCCgcgggcagagggcaggggaggaggaggctgtCGGGGAGTGGAGCCATGGGTTGGGCGGGGGAGCCAGGCCTGACTACCTGGACTGACAGGTCAAGTTCCGGGTTTGAGCCCACATTTAGCGGTTGATGCGTTCACTGTTTTCACTGAGCACTGAGTCCCCATTGTctcctctctgtttctgtctgGTTCTCGCTTCGGTCTGTCCCTGTCTGCTGGTCCATCTATCAGTGGGCTGATGATGCAAAAGAAAAAGCAGCTTAACGCCTGCCTTGTTGTCTTCTTCCCTCTCCGCCCCCAACACCCCCGCCCCCTAGATCCAGCTAGACTGCGGTTTCAGACTCCTGCATCCAGGCGGCTTTCATAGCCTAGAGAGTCCCCTGAGAGCTTTGCTCAGCTGCAGCATGGGCCGTGCTCAGAATTTGGGCTTGATGGCAACAGGCCTGGTGGTCGGGGCTGGCTCCTGGTACTACATCTACCGACTGACG is a window from the Capra hircus breed San Clemente chromosome X unlocalized genomic scaffold, ASM170441v1, whole genome shotgun sequence genome containing:
- the ARMCX2 gene encoding armadillo repeat-containing X-linked protein 2, which gives rise to MSRVRDAGCVAAGIVIGASAWYCVYKYARGRNHMMKKRLAKPKTRAVAETGARARAGLRAGFTIDLGPGFSPPTPVRTGAEERAQDESSALDTAGAEAVVPAASRAETQSGAGNKAQETEGARLGPKAESVATVASAVAPPLWEAKAPSAAKPPAMVGAPKSAEAPGVAEAPRAPVVPHVVPVPTEASPPTEAVEASIPAMPTGAAATLGVAAPSGTAEAPGPSGSSRTAAAAKKATPGAHTGAIPKAGSATGAVLKGGAKGVTRSRTGGKGKGKKNKVEVDELGLGFRPGDGAAAAAAASANGGQAFLAEVPDSEEGESGWTDTESESDSEPETQQKGKGRRSVPMQKRPFPYEIDEILGVRDLRKVLALLQKSDDPFIQQVALLTLSNNANYSCNQDTIRKLGGLPIIANMINKTDPHIKEKALMAMNNLSENYENQGRLQIYMNKVMDDIMASNLNSAVQVVGLKFLTNMTITNDYQHLLVNSIANFFRLLSQGGGKIKVEILKILSNFAENPDMLKKLLSTQVPSSFSSLYNSYVESEILINALTLFEIIYDNLRAEVFNYREFNKGSLFYLCTASGVCVKKIRALADHHDLLVKVKVIKLVDKF